Below is a window of Pseudomonas sp. B21-040 DNA.
TGAAGACGTAGGCCTGGAGATCGGCCTGACCCGGGAACGGGTCAGACAGATTCAGGTGGAAGGCCTGAAGCGTCTTAGGGAGATTCTCGAGAAGAACGGCCTGTCGAGCGAGTCGCTGTTTCAATAGGCGATACGCTTGGTCGGTAGTAAAAGACCCCGACTGGTTCGGGGTTTTTTATTGCCTGGGGGTTTGCCGCAAGTTTGTAGTCTTGCGTTGTAAGTCTTTGCTTACTCTTTCGTAAGCGTTCGTTATTTTTACAGGGCGCTAGTCGTCCATTTTCCTACAACATCAAATCTATCTATTTGATGTGTATGCATATTTTTTAAAGTTAAGAGCATGTGACAACAGGTTTTCCTGATTCGGGCTGATTGCTCCTGGTAAGGAAGTCTCTACTATCTGAACTGTGTCGACGGACAGACACGCCTTTCAAGGATGAAGGGAAAGGACATCACAGGAAGTGATTCATCAGGACGATGAAAAGGAATACAGGGAATAGGGAAAAAATGTGGGCGGGTCGAACCGCCCCTTTTTTTGCCTGCAAAAAAGCAAAAAGGCCCTCGTGGGGCCTTTTATCGGAACGCGGGGGTAATCAGCGTTCGAGATCTTTGAGCTTACTGCCTACAGATTTGTTGATGACGCGATCAAACTCTTCTGCATCAGGCAACGATTCTTTCTTCTCGGTGATGTTCGGCCAGATTTCGGCCAGTTCCACGTTCAGCTGAATGAACTCCTCCATGCCGGCAGGCACTTCATCTTCGGAGAAGATGGCCACGGCAGGGCATTCTGGTTCGCACAATGCGCAGTCGATGCACTCATCCGGGTGAATCACCAGGAAGTTCGGGCCTTCGTAAAAGCAGTCCACCGGACAGACTTCTACGCAGTCGGTGTACTTGCACTTGATGCAGTTGTCGGTGACGACGAAGGTCATTTCTAATTTTCTCCTCAGGCGCGGCTTGCTGCGCCCCTTCACGTAGGGGTCGCCAGGTTTGGGAGCGATAGTCTGCTGGCCAGGCTATTAGCCAGCAGCATCCCAAACCGCGCGAGATTCTAACAGCTTGCAGGCAAGTGCGTTAGATCCGGTTCTTCAGTGTATAGAGCATTTCGAGTGCACGACGCGGGGTCATGTCATCCAGGTTGAGCTTAGTCAACTCGTCGAGCACCGGGTGCGGCAGGCTGGCGAACATGTCGCTTTGCTGTGGCGCGGCCGGTTTGCCTTTGACGGGTGGCGCAACCTCGTGGGGCAGGGCGGTGGCTTCCAGGCGACCCAAATGCTCGCGAGCACGCACGATCACTTCGCTCGGCACACCGGCCAGTTGCGCTACTGCCAGGCCGTAACTCTGACTCGCCGGCCCAGGCAGCACATGGTGCAGGAACACGATGCGTTCGTTGTGCTCGGTAGCATTGAGGTGAACGTTGGCCACCAGTGGTTGCGCCTCCGGTAGCACTGTCAGCTCAAAGTAGTGGGTGGCGAACAGCGTGTAAGCCCGTAGGTGCGCCAGTCGCTCGGCGGCGGCCCATGCCAGGGACAGGCCATCGAAGGTGCTGGTGCCGCGCCCGACTTCGTCCATCAGCACCAGGCTGCGTTCGGTGGCGTTGTGCAGAATGTTCGCGGTTTCGCTCATTTCGACCATGAAGGTCGAACGGCCGCCCGCCAGGTCATCACTGGAGCCGATCCGGGTGAAGATCCGGTCCACCAGCGACAGTTCACAACTGGCCGCCGGCACGAAGCTGCCGATGTGCGCCAGCAACACGATCAGCGCGGTCTGACGCATGTAGGTGGATTTACCGCCCATGTTCGGACCGGTGATCACCAGCATCCGCGTGTTGTCGTCGAGGTTCAGGTCGTTGGCCACGAACGGCGTGCTCAGCACTTGCTCGACCACCGGGTGACGACCCTGGGTGATACGCATGCAGGGCT
It encodes the following:
- the fdxA gene encoding ferredoxin FdxA, which produces MTFVVTDNCIKCKYTDCVEVCPVDCFYEGPNFLVIHPDECIDCALCEPECPAVAIFSEDEVPAGMEEFIQLNVELAEIWPNITEKKESLPDAEEFDRVINKSVGSKLKDLER